In one window of Bacillus marinisedimentorum DNA:
- the odhB gene encoding 2-oxoglutarate dehydrogenase complex dihydrolipoyllysine-residue succinyltransferase has product MVDIKVPELAESVTEGTIVDWLKKEGEAVSKGEPLVEIETDKINLEINSDYTGILKEFLKQPGDTIEVGEVIARLDENADASEAQAEEPSQKEEKQEAPEQKQEKQPEPAPAKAEKEETQQKDDENEPIASPAARKKARELGIDLRTVKTRDPLGRIRPEDVQAAASEPEKPARKQPEPAGSGDQEESGKPVERQKMSRRRQTIAKRLMEAQQNSAMLTTFNEIDMSAVMELRKRRKQSFLDKHDVRLGFMSFFTKAVVGALKQFPLLNAEIQDDEILIKKFYDIGIAVAAKEGLVVPVIRDADRKSFAEIERDIGELAEKAQSNKLSLSELQGGSFSITNGGVFGSLFSTPILNTPQVGILGMHTIQKRPVVVNDETDEVEVRPMMYIALSYDHRIVDGSEAVQFLGAIKAMIEDPENLLLEG; this is encoded by the coding sequence GTGGTTGACATTAAAGTACCAGAATTAGCAGAATCCGTTACAGAAGGAACAATTGTCGACTGGCTTAAAAAAGAAGGTGAAGCCGTCAGTAAAGGGGAGCCGCTTGTTGAAATCGAAACGGATAAAATCAATCTGGAAATCAACAGCGACTATACCGGAATCCTGAAAGAGTTTTTAAAACAGCCTGGAGATACGATCGAGGTGGGCGAAGTCATTGCCCGTCTTGATGAAAATGCAGATGCCTCCGAAGCGCAGGCCGAAGAGCCGTCTCAAAAGGAAGAGAAACAGGAAGCCCCTGAGCAGAAACAGGAAAAACAGCCGGAACCGGCTCCTGCTAAAGCTGAAAAAGAAGAAACACAGCAGAAAGATGATGAAAACGAACCGATCGCTTCCCCGGCTGCACGTAAAAAGGCACGCGAACTCGGCATCGATTTACGGACGGTGAAAACACGCGATCCACTCGGCCGCATCCGCCCTGAAGATGTACAGGCAGCAGCTTCAGAACCGGAAAAACCTGCCCGCAAACAGCCGGAACCAGCAGGCAGCGGTGATCAAGAAGAATCCGGTAAACCGGTCGAACGCCAAAAAATGTCGCGCCGCCGCCAGACCATCGCCAAACGGCTGATGGAAGCCCAGCAAAACTCAGCAATGCTGACAACATTCAACGAAATTGACATGTCAGCAGTCATGGAGTTGAGAAAACGGAGGAAACAATCCTTCCTGGATAAACACGATGTCAGACTCGGCTTCATGTCTTTCTTCACGAAAGCGGTCGTCGGCGCGTTGAAACAATTCCCGCTCCTGAACGCTGAAATCCAGGACGATGAAATCCTGATTAAGAAATTTTACGATATTGGCATTGCCGTTGCTGCAAAGGAAGGGCTTGTCGTACCGGTTATCCGCGATGCAGACCGCAAATCGTTCGCCGAAATTGAACGTGATATCGGAGAGCTCGCTGAAAAAGCGCAGTCCAATAAGCTCAGCCTTTCCGAACTTCAAGGCGGCTCCTTCTCGATCACCAACGGAGGCGTGTTCGGATCCCTGTTCTCGACACCAATTTTGAATACACCACAAGTTGGGATTCTCGGTATGCATACGATCCAGAAACGGCCGGTTGTCGTCAATGATGAAACAGACGAAGTCGAAGTCAGGCCGATGATGTATATAGCCCTGTCCTATGACCACCGTATTGTTGATGGAAGTGAAGCGGTTCAGTTCCTCGGTGCAATCAAGGCGATGATTGAAGATCCGGAAAACCTTTTGCTTGAAGGATAA